In the Streptomyces sp. f51 genome, one interval contains:
- a CDS encoding DUF6542 domain-containing protein: protein MEQHRTRPPQYRPRRGAPVPAQGGRAAGGGVRRDGPAPRRPAPARVGQQPGTTRPRLTGLGGGLFCGASMFVLACLDALLFDGSATVYGVLFLPVCLLTALWVRPGDLVTAPVVVPIAFAVGLPPLADDGGGGLAGHFMGLVTALALQAGWLYGGTLAAVLVVAVRRIRLVGHRTAQRRDRARGLPSGRQAR from the coding sequence GTGGAGCAACACAGGACGCGTCCCCCTCAGTACAGACCGCGACGCGGGGCACCGGTTCCGGCACAGGGCGGGCGGGCCGCGGGCGGCGGTGTCCGGCGAGACGGACCGGCGCCGCGGCGGCCCGCGCCCGCACGGGTCGGGCAGCAGCCCGGCACGACCCGGCCCCGGCTGACCGGGCTCGGCGGCGGCCTGTTCTGCGGCGCCTCGATGTTCGTGCTGGCCTGCCTCGACGCCCTGCTGTTCGACGGGTCGGCGACCGTGTACGGGGTGCTGTTCCTGCCCGTGTGCCTGCTGACCGCGCTGTGGGTGCGGCCCGGCGACCTGGTGACCGCGCCCGTGGTCGTACCGATCGCCTTCGCCGTCGGGCTGCCGCCGCTCGCCGACGACGGCGGTGGCGGCCTCGCCGGTCACTTCATGGGCCTGGTCACCGCGCTCGCGCTCCAGGCGGGCTGGCTGTACGGCGGGACGCTGGCCGCGGTCCTCGTCGTGGCCGTCCGCAGGATCCGGCTGGTCGGCCACAGGACCGCCCAGCGGCGGGACCGGGCGCGCGGCCTGCCGTCCGGCCGGCAGGCCCGCTGA
- a CDS encoding ROK family protein, whose amino-acid sequence MKIFGVDIGGSGIKGAPVDLDRGDLAEERCKVLTPHPATPDAVADGVKDVIDHFGWTGPVGITFPGVVTGGSTIRTAANVDKSWIDTDAGALLGERLGGLPVTVLNDADAAGVAEMEFGAGKGRRGTVILLTFGTGIGSAVFTDGELVPNTELGHLELNGHDAEKRASTKAKDDHELTWEHWSRRVTKYLAHVEMLFSPELFIIGGGVSRKADKFLPLIEGIKAEIVPAQLQNNAGIVGAAMRAAQISR is encoded by the coding sequence ATGAAGATCTTCGGTGTGGACATTGGCGGATCCGGGATCAAGGGTGCCCCTGTGGACCTTGACCGCGGGGACCTGGCGGAGGAGCGCTGCAAGGTGCTCACCCCGCACCCGGCGACGCCCGACGCGGTGGCCGACGGCGTGAAGGACGTCATCGACCACTTCGGCTGGACGGGCCCGGTGGGCATCACGTTCCCCGGTGTGGTGACCGGCGGTTCCACCATCCGCACGGCGGCCAACGTCGACAAGTCCTGGATCGACACCGACGCGGGCGCGCTGCTCGGCGAGCGGCTCGGCGGTCTGCCGGTGACCGTGCTGAACGACGCCGACGCGGCGGGTGTCGCCGAGATGGAGTTCGGCGCCGGCAAGGGCCGCCGGGGCACGGTCATCCTGCTCACCTTCGGCACGGGCATCGGCAGCGCCGTCTTCACGGACGGCGAGCTGGTCCCGAACACCGAGCTCGGGCACCTGGAGCTGAACGGCCACGACGCCGAGAAGCGGGCCTCCACCAAGGCCAAGGACGACCACGAGCTGACCTGGGAGCACTGGTCGCGCCGGGTCACCAAGTACCTCGCCCATGTCGAGATGCTGTTCTCCCCGGAGCTGTTCATCATCGGCGGCGGTGTCAGCCGCAAGGCCGACAAGTTCCTGCCGCTGATCGAGGGCATCAAGGCGGAGATCGTCCCCGCGCAGCTCCAGAACAACGCCGGCATCGTGGGCGCGGCGATGCGCGCGGCGCAGATCTCCCGGTAG
- the ychF gene encoding redox-regulated ATPase YchF has translation MSLTIGIVGLPNVGKSTLFNALTKNDVLAANYPFATIEPNVGVVGVPDPRLTKLAEIFSSQKILPATVDFVDIAGIVRGASEGEGLGNKFLANIRESDAICQVIRAFKDENVVHVDGKVSPKDDIETINTELILADLQTIEKVLPRLQKESRIKKDIAPKVAAVEAAKEILEKGDTLFSAGIVQGSGNEELLHDLHLLTTKPFLYVFNVDEDELVDDDFKAEQRALVAPAEAIFLNAKLEQDLAELDEEDALELLESVGAEEPGLATLARVGFNTLGLQTYLTAGPKESRAWTIKKGATAPEAAGVIHTDFQKGFIKAEVISFADLVETGSVAEARAKGKARMEGKEYVMQDGDVVEFRFNV, from the coding sequence GTGTCGCTCACGATCGGAATCGTCGGTCTGCCCAATGTCGGCAAGTCGACCCTGTTCAACGCCCTGACCAAGAACGACGTGCTCGCGGCCAACTACCCGTTCGCCACGATCGAGCCGAACGTCGGCGTGGTCGGTGTCCCCGACCCCCGGCTGACCAAGCTGGCCGAGATCTTCTCCTCGCAGAAGATCCTCCCGGCGACCGTCGACTTCGTCGACATCGCGGGCATCGTGCGCGGCGCGAGCGAGGGCGAGGGACTGGGTAACAAGTTCCTCGCGAACATCCGCGAGTCGGACGCGATCTGCCAGGTCATCCGCGCGTTCAAGGACGAGAACGTCGTGCACGTCGACGGCAAGGTCTCGCCCAAGGACGACATCGAGACGATCAACACCGAGCTGATCCTCGCCGACCTCCAGACGATCGAGAAGGTCCTGCCGCGCCTCCAGAAGGAGTCGCGCATCAAGAAGGACATCGCGCCCAAGGTCGCGGCGGTCGAGGCGGCCAAGGAGATCCTGGAGAAGGGCGACACCCTGTTCTCCGCGGGCATCGTCCAGGGCTCGGGCAACGAGGAGCTGCTGCACGACCTGCACCTGCTCACGACCAAGCCGTTCCTGTACGTCTTCAACGTGGACGAGGACGAGCTGGTCGACGACGACTTCAAGGCCGAGCAGCGCGCCTTGGTCGCCCCCGCCGAGGCGATCTTCCTCAACGCCAAGCTGGAGCAGGACCTCGCCGAGCTCGACGAGGAGGACGCCCTGGAGCTCCTGGAGTCGGTCGGCGCCGAGGAGCCCGGCCTCGCCACCCTGGCCCGCGTCGGCTTCAACACCCTCGGCCTCCAGACCTATCTGACGGCCGGCCCCAAGGAATCCCGCGCCTGGACCATCAAGAAGGGCGCGACGGCCCCCGAGGCCGCCGGTGTGATCCACACCGACTTCCAGAAGGGCTTCATCAAGGCCGAGGTCATCTCCTTCGCCGACCTGGTCGAAACCGGCTCCGTCGCCGAGGCCCGCGCCAAGGGCAAGGCCCGCATGGAGGGCAAGGAGTACGTCATGCAGGACGGGGACGTGGTGGAGTTCCGGTTCAACGTCTAG